One genomic region from Yarrowia lipolytica chromosome 1C, complete sequence encodes:
- a CDS encoding uncharacterized protein (Compare to YALI0C07194g, weakly similar to uniprot|Q872Z4 Neurospora crassa B23B10.030 Related to monocarboxylate transporter): MLTLQLVALHTLYQCRSRASLDSLPHYRTNPVTTQPPLAGLDSDPSNPQRPSGDSSTSNLENSPTLTPCPPAFPDGGLEAWLQVLGGFCILFNSWGVTTTMGVYQSYYRSSLLADVPQSSTAWIQSIQIACIFYGGTLSGRFFDKGYLNVLVVGGSILTFTCYMVLAECTEYWHVLLCQGLGMGLGMGATFAPSMACVSQYFSKKRGLAIGICSAGAGVAGIVLPIMANNLLPSDKIGFAATTRALAGVYAGMAIIAICILRYRKHPAQESKLLQMFDVATKLQRLINRSREPKTEPVCPNDHDLEIGESSETPDSPATEKAVINVGAEKKSCDSNAPHVKKESKFTIIDLATLKNPVYVLFVIATSLAFLVLYIPYYYLQQFSIDHGMSEQVIRYTVTVLCAGATIGRVGPAVMADYLGKFNILVFVSMINGILLFCWMHLDKLALPGGTQKRDQFSSHENIDSRDAQVIVFAFFYGFFSGALGTFPPFVLPSLAPSMDKVGVCLGQAFLCLGTVSLVANPIAGFIIGKEGRYHVVAPYCGAVMMAACLLYVITRVNVGGWKFGRV; the protein is encoded by the coding sequence ATGCTTACTCTACAATTAGTCGCTCTACATACTCTCTATCAATGTCGTTCGCGAGCGAGCCTCGATTCTCTGCCTCACTACCGTACTAACCCAGTGACCACTCAACCCCCTCTAGCTGGTCTAGACTCAGACCCTTCCAACCCACAACGCCCCAGCGGCGATTCTTCCACGTCCAACCTCGAAAACTCACCCACCCTCACACCATGTCCTCCTGCATTTCCAGACGGAGGTCTGGAAGCCTGGCTGCAAGTTCTCGGCGGCTTTTGCATCCTATTCAACTCCTGGGgagtcaccaccaccatgggAGTCTACCAGTCATACTACAGATCGTCCCTGTTGGCTGATGTGCCTCAATCGTCTACAGCCTGGATCCAGTCAATCCAAATCGCATGCATCTTCTACGGAGGAACCCTCAGTGGCCGGTTCTTCGATAAAGGATATCTCAACGTCCTGGTGGTAGGAGGCTCCATTCTCACATTCACATGCTACATGGTGCTGGCCGAATGCACAGAGTACTGGCACGTTCTTCTGTGTCAGGGACTAGGTATGGGCCTCGGTATGGGAGCCACATTTGCCCCCTCAATGGCATGCGTCTCGCAATACTTCTCCAAGAAACGAGGCCTGGCTATCGGCATCTGTAGTGCTGGCGCAGGTGTGGCAGGTATCGTGCTGCCCATCATGGCAAACAACTTGTTGCCTAGCGACAAGATCGGCTTTGCAGCGACTACCAGAGCGCTGGCAGGCGTCTACGCGGGCATGGCTATCATTGCTATTTGTATCCTGCGCTACAGGAAACATCCTGCCCAAGAAAGCAAGCTTCTCCAAATGTTTGACGTGGCTACAAAACTCCAGCGGCTCATCAATCGGTCACGCGAACCAAAGACGGAGCCCGTGTGTCCCAATGATCACGACCTCGAAATTGGTGAGTCTTCTGAAACACCAGACTCGCCTGCTACCGAAAAAGCGGTAATCAATGTGGGTGCAGAAAAGAAGTCCTGTGACAGCAACGCTCCTCATGTCAAGAAAGAGAGCAAGTTCACAATTATCGATCTGGCTACGCTCAAAAACCCTGTCTACGTGCTTTTTGTTATCGCCACTTCCCTTGCATTCCTTGTTCTCTACATCCCATACTATTACCTGCAGCAGTTTTCCATTGACCATGGAATGAGTGAACAAGTCATCAGATACACAGTCACTGTTCTATGTGCTGGTGCGACTATTGGTCGAGTGGGACCTGCTGTAATGGCTGACTATCTCGGGAAATTCAACATTCTCGTCTTCGTCAGTATGATTAACGGAATTCTGCTATTTTGCTGGATGCACCTTGACAAGCTTGCACTTCCAGGAGGTACTCAGAAACGGGACCAGTTCAGCTCCCACGAAAACATCGACTCGCGTGACGCCCAGGTCATTGTCTTTGCGTTCTTCTACGGCTTCTTTTCAGGGGCTCTGGGTACTTTCCCTCCCTTTGTTCTGCCCTCTCTAGCTCCTAGTATGGACAAGGTGGGGGTTTGTCTAGGACAGGCCTTTTTGTGTCTTGGAACCGTGTCGTTGGTAGCAAATCCCATTGCAGGATTTATCATTGGCAAAGAAGGACGGTACCATGTGGTTGCTCCTTATTGCGGAGCTGTAATGATGGCAGCTTGTCTATTGTACGTCATCACAAGAGTCAATGTTGGAGGATGGAAGTTTGGTAGGGTATAG